The sequence GAGTACGTCGTGTCCTGCACCAGCCGCTCCACGGAGACGACCACGGTCTTGTCCATCTTGTCGCTGACGACGACTCCATCCAGAGTTCGCCGCCGTCCTCGTTCGCTCACTGGTTCGCTCCACGCTTTTCGCGCAGCACGGTTTCCACTCTCGCGATGTCGCGCCGCAGCGTGCGCAGCATCGCGTGGTTCTCGAGCTGTCCCGTCGCCTTCTTCATGCGCGCATTCCACAGCTGGTCGCGCAGCTCGCGGCCCTTGGTCGCGAGCTCCGCTTCAGCGAGATCGCGCAGCTCCTTCGCCTTCATGACGCCA is a genomic window of Deltaproteobacteria bacterium containing:
- the rpmC gene encoding 50S ribosomal protein L29; translated protein: MKAKELRDLAEAELATKGRELRDQLWNARMKKATGQLENHAMLRTLRRDIARVETVLREKRGANQ